The following is a genomic window from Opitutaceae bacterium.
TCAACGTACAGGTGAACTGGAGCTACCGGACAAGGCAGCGTCGGGCACCCGTTGCAGCGGCGCCAAGCATTGAGCCGGGAATGTATAATTGGATTGGTGAACGCCTCTTTGTCGATGTCATGGGGGAATACCACCTCTGGAAGAGGATCTCGGCGTTCGCAAACTTCCGGAATCTGCTTGGGGTGCCGGAGAATCTGGAGATTGCCGGCCCAAGCACCCCTGATCACGCCCGCTTTCGGAGCCGGCAGGAATACGGTGTGCTCTGGACATTTGGCCTCCGTGGGCGCTTCTAGCCTGGATCATCCTCATGCATCGCGTGCGAATCATTTCACTCCTGCTCGCTCTCTTGCTGGTGCCATTGGGAGCTGAGCCGCGTGCGGATCGCCATGTCATCTTGATCACCATCGACGGATTTCCCGCCCACCTTTGGCCGGATCCCTCCCTTCCATTGCCCAACCTTCGTGCAATGGCCGCCCATGGTGCGCGGGCCAGGGCGTTGTCATCCAGCAACCCAACCGTCACATGGCCCAATCACACCACACTCGTGACGGGCGTGAGTCCGCGCCGCCATGGCGTTCTTTTCAACGGATACGTCACTCGCCAGGGCCCGGGTCGTCCCACCCACAATGAGCCGTGGACCGACAAGTCGATCATGGTGCGCGTGCCCACCGTCTATGATGCCGCCCACGCCGCAGGGCTTGGCACCGCGGAGTGCGACTGGGTCGCCATCAGCAGGGCCGGCACCATTGACTGGAGTTTTGCAGAGTTGCCGGATCCAAATGGAAAGGTTGCGCGGGAGATGGTTGATGCGGGAATAGCCTCCTTGGATGAGATCGTTGCAGCACACGGTGGCAAACAGCAGCGGAACATCGTCTGCAGGGATGAGCTCTGGCTGCGTGCGGCTCAGTTCATATTTGAACGTCATCGCCCCAATCTTCTCCTGCTTCACCTGCTCAACACCGATTCCACGCATCATCGATATGGTCCCGGATCGCTGGCCGGTTATTCGGCCCTCGCCCTGGCGGACCGTCTGGTCGGAGAATTGGTTCGCACCGTCGACGCCACCGGTCTCCTGAAGCAGACAACATTTATTGTAACGACGGATCACGGCTTCAAGAAGGTGCAGACCCACCTGTACCCCAATGTCACCCTGAAGCGCGCGGGTTTGCTGCGCAGTGCCGGAGCGCGCATCGTGGACTGCGCCGCCTACGCTGGGGCACAGGGTGGGATCGCTTTCATTTATGTCACGGATCCGGCTCGCAGAACGGAGCTGATTCCCAAGCTGAAAAGCCTCTTTGTCGGTGCCGAAGGGGTGGATCGGGTCATTGATGGAACCTCTGCGCCCGGCCTGGGCATGCCCGGGCCGGATGAAAACCAAGCCATGGGCGACTTGATCCTTTTCGCCAGGGCCGGATTCTCTTTTTCCGGCTCCGCGGCGGGGGAGGTTGAATCGCATCCGTCGGTGGACTACGGTGGATCGCATGGCTATCCAGCCGATGATCCTGAAATGGACGGGATTTTTGTCGCCAGCGGCGGAGGCATCCGCGAGGAGGTTGTACTGGATCGAGTGAGCAACATGGATGTGGCACCCACCATCGCTCATCTTCTCGACGTGCCCCTGCCAAACGTCGAGGGTCGCGTGATTGATGAAATCCTGAAGCCGGACCCATGAATTTTCGCCGATACCGGTGTCGGGCCCGGCAATATCCATTGCAGCAGCCATGGTATGCGGCTGGCCTGCACTGGGTGGTTTCATCGGCGACGAATGAACACACTCCCCGGCTCTCCGATATCAGTGCATTCCAAGGATTTCGATCGATGGTGATCCCTTTCACAATGGATTTCGGATGGCATTATTTCTTTAAGACCAGTCATTTCGGGAAATCACCCGTCGACGTCACCTCGATTACAAAGAGCCACCAGCTCGTTCCGAGGCCTGAAGTCGGCTCCGAGGTGCCGAAACATCCAGTCGCGAAGGACGTGTAACGGATTTGCTCCGGCATCGCATCGTAAGATCAGGCGCACATGCACTGGCGCCAACCGTTGACTTGCGATGCCCTCCTCGATCGCGAAACCAATCCGTCCCTCCCACCGCATGACTCGCCACTTCTGCCTTCTGCTGCTGTCGCTCGCCTGCGGCGTGACGGCTTTGACCGCCACAACGGATGCGGGATGCCTTCCGGTCACCATAAGCGCTGACAACCGATACCTGGTCGGATGCGACAAGAGGCCCTGGCTTGTGCATGGTGACACCGCATGGTCCCTGCTTGCTGCTCTAACCACGGAAGAAGCCGAGCGCTATCTCGAGGATCGAAGGCGGCATGGCATCAATGCCGTGATCGTGAACCTGATCGAGCACAAGTTCGCGCCCGCCGCCCCCAGGAACCGCGCCGGCGACGCTCCATTCCTGAGCCCGACCGATTTCTCTACACCCAATGAGGCGTATTTCCGGCACGCCGACCGGATCCTGAAGCTCGCCGGCGAAAAGGGCATCCTAGTGTTCTGTTGCTGAAATGACTAGACTTAAAAGTCGTTATCGTTCAACCTGCAAGCATGAGCAGGAAACCGACGATTCTGACGGTCACGGCAGACCAACGTGGCGTTTTGGAGCGCTGGGTGGGCGCGCACGGTACGCCCCAGCAGGTGGTGAAGCGCTGCCGGATCATTTTGCGCAAGGCCGAAGGGCTGGACGATGCCACGATTGCGGAGGAGCTGGAGGTGAACCGGCACACCTGCCGGCTGTGGCGCCAGCGCTTTGTGTCCGCAGGTCCGCAAGGATTGTGGGACGTGGCGAATGGCCGCGGGCGCAAGCCGCGCCGAGGGCTGGCGAAAAGGATCGTCGAAGCGACGCTGCACACGAAGCCGCCGGGGCGGACGCACTGGAGCGCGCGAACCCTGGCGAAGGCGCAGGGCGTGCATGCGAGCACAGTCGCGCGTATCTGGCAGGAGCATGGGTTGCAGCCGCACCGACAGGAGACGTTCAAACTCTCCCGCGATCCACAGTTTGTGCCCAAACTGCTCGATGTGGTGGGCGTTTACCTCAACCCACCGCAAAACGCGGTGGTGCTCTGCGTGGACGAGAAAAGCCAGATTCAGGCGCTGGATCGCACGCAACCAGGCCTGCCGCTGAAGCGCGGTCGCTGCGGCACCTGGACGCACGACTACGTGCGCCATGGCACGACCACGCTGTTTGCCGCATTGAACGTGGCCGCCGGCAAGATCAGCGGCCACTGCTTCCCGCGCCACCGGCACATCGAGTTCCTGAAGTTCCTGCGACAAATCGACGCGGAATATGCCGAGGCGGACGAGCTCCATCTTATCGTCGACAATTACGGCACCCACAAACACGAGCGGGTGCAGCGCTGGCTCGCCCGGCGTCCACGCTTCAAACTGCACTTCATTCCCACCAGTTCGAGCTGGCTCAATCTGGTGGAGCGCTGGTTTGCCGAACTCACCGGCAAGGCGGTGCGTCGCGGCAGCTTCTCCAGTGTTCCCGATCTGATCAACTCGATCACCCGCTTCATCGAGCAATGGAACCAGGAGCCCACGCCATTTGTTTGGACCGCCAAGGCGGAGGACATCCTTGCCAGGATCGAACGCTGTCGTCGCCGGCTCGAGGCCATCCAGCCCGGTTGCACCCGGCGAAAGCCGCGCAAGAAGGCCGCATGATATATGTATAGTCATTTCCGCGACAGAACACTAGTTTTTCTGTTTCCGTGCTACTGGGGCTATGACGGCAAGAACGAGGGTTTCTGGCATGAACTTATCGCGAATGACGCGGCGCAGTGCCGCGCCTACGGACGATTCCTCGGCCAGCGCTACCGGAGCTTTACAAACATCGTCTGGGTGCATGGCGGAGACTTCTCCCCTCCGGACGATTCTCCAGGCGTGGCGCTCGGCCTCGAAATCCTGCTCGGGATAAAGGATCGCGATCGCCCCGGCCGGATGCACAGTTTTCACGGCAAGCGTTCGACCACCGCCTTGGACCACCACAGGTTCGCCCCGCATCTCGACCTCGATTCCATCTACACTGGCGATGAGTTCGTCCAGAGAGGGCCCGCCGAGCCCTGGAGACTCTCCCTCCATGCCTACAATCGGGCCAATCACCGGCCGGCCTTCCTCGTGGAGGCCCGCTACGAAAACGAGGCTCAGACAAATCCGGTGCTCATCGTCATCGGGGCCAGGGAGCGCATCCGGCGGCAGCCCTATTGCGCGCTGCTGAGCGGCGCGATGGGGCACTTTTTGGGCAATGACGCGGTCTGGCAGTTCAAGGCGGGCTGGGACGGCCCAAGGGGCATCCACTCGC
Proteins encoded in this region:
- a CDS encoding alkaline phosphatase family protein, producing MHRVRIISLLLALLLVPLGAEPRADRHVILITIDGFPAHLWPDPSLPLPNLRAMAAHGARARALSSSNPTVTWPNHTTLVTGVSPRRHGVLFNGYVTRQGPGRPTHNEPWTDKSIMVRVPTVYDAAHAAGLGTAECDWVAISRAGTIDWSFAELPDPNGKVAREMVDAGIASLDEIVAAHGGKQQRNIVCRDELWLRAAQFIFERHRPNLLLLHLLNTDSTHHRYGPGSLAGYSALALADRLVGELVRTVDATGLLKQTTFIVTTDHGFKKVQTHLYPNVTLKRAGLLRSAGARIVDCAAYAGAQGGIAFIYVTDPARRTELIPKLKSLFVGAEGVDRVIDGTSAPGLGMPGPDENQAMGDLILFARAGFSFSGSAAGEVESHPSVDYGGSHGYPADDPEMDGIFVASGGGIREEVVLDRVSNMDVAPTIAHLLDVPLPNVEGRVIDEILKPDP
- a CDS encoding DUF4038 domain-containing protein — encoded protein: MTRHFCLLLLSLACGVTALTATTDAGCLPVTISADNRYLVGCDKRPWLVHGDTAWSLLAALTTEEAERYLEDRRRHGINAVIVNLIEHKFAPAAPRNRAGDAPFLSPTDFSTPNEAYFRHADRILKLAGEKGILVFCC
- a CDS encoding IS630 family transposase, whose product is MSRKPTILTVTADQRGVLERWVGAHGTPQQVVKRCRIILRKAEGLDDATIAEELEVNRHTCRLWRQRFVSAGPQGLWDVANGRGRKPRRGLAKRIVEATLHTKPPGRTHWSARTLAKAQGVHASTVARIWQEHGLQPHRQETFKLSRDPQFVPKLLDVVGVYLNPPQNAVVLCVDEKSQIQALDRTQPGLPLKRGRCGTWTHDYVRHGTTTLFAALNVAAGKISGHCFPRHRHIEFLKFLRQIDAEYAEADELHLIVDNYGTHKHERVQRWLARRPRFKLHFIPTSSSWLNLVERWFAELTGKAVRRGSFSSVPDLINSITRFIEQWNQEPTPFVWTAKAEDILARIERCRRRLEAIQPGCTRRKPRKKAA
- a CDS encoding DUF4038 domain-containing protein, translated to MYSHFRDRTLVFLFPCYWGYDGKNEGFWHELIANDAAQCRAYGRFLGQRYRSFTNIVWVHGGDFSPPDDSPGVALGLEILLGIKDRDRPGRMHSFHGKRSTTALDHHRFAPHLDLDSIYTGDEFVQRGPAEPWRLSLHAYNRANHRPAFLVEARYENEAQTNPVLIVIGARERIRRQPYCALLSGAMGHFLGNDAVWQFKAGWDGPRGIHSPANADLVHFREVFATRAWEKLVPDQAHQTVVAHYGAPNALDYVVAARAADGSLVIGYVPSTGTESRTISVDLSRLSGTVNGLWFNPTSGTCTTVKGSPFANVGVREFATPGDNGTGTNDWALILESVPAR